The Sphingosinithalassobacter sp. CS137 genome includes a region encoding these proteins:
- a CDS encoding Coq4 family protein has product MATQPINPGIPMKREWGTALGALRRLLANGDDTTQVFRIMRALNGDVTQKNYCKLLTLPHGGRLAYRRLELAERLSDRSFIDSLPAGSVGAAYRAFLDATGYTAQGLAEVSRAEGAFQDGDIEHPYAWMGRRERDIHDIWHVLTGYKADEHLGELCLVAFSHAQTGGLGWAFIAAGGGLKSLRVTGDTAVVRAIREGYRHGRRAAWLHGEDYEALLHEPLEAARQRLNIAEPVRYRAAQARLAEAGISAL; this is encoded by the coding sequence ATGGCGACTCAGCCGATCAATCCCGGCATCCCGATGAAGCGTGAGTGGGGCACTGCGCTGGGAGCACTGCGCCGCCTGCTCGCGAATGGCGACGACACGACACAGGTGTTCCGCATCATGCGCGCGCTGAACGGCGACGTCACTCAGAAGAACTATTGCAAGCTGCTGACGCTGCCGCACGGCGGGCGCCTCGCCTATCGCCGGTTGGAACTGGCCGAACGCCTGTCGGATCGCAGCTTCATCGACTCGCTGCCTGCGGGAAGCGTCGGCGCCGCCTATCGCGCCTTTCTGGACGCGACCGGCTATACCGCGCAGGGACTTGCCGAAGTCAGCCGCGCCGAGGGCGCGTTTCAGGACGGCGATATCGAGCATCCCTATGCCTGGATGGGCCGCCGCGAGCGCGACATTCACGACATCTGGCACGTGCTGACCGGCTACAAGGCCGACGAACATCTCGGCGAGCTGTGCCTGGTCGCCTTCAGCCATGCCCAGACAGGCGGGCTCGGCTGGGCGTTTATCGCCGCCGGCGGCGGACTCAAGAGCCTTCGCGTCACCGGCGACACCGCAGTCGTCCGAGCGATCCGCGAGGGCTATCGCCACGGCAGGCGCGCGGCATGGCTGCACGGCGAGGATTATGAGGCGCTGCTGCACGAGCCGCTCGAAGCGGCGCGGCAGCGGCTGAACATTGCGGAGCCCGTCCGCTATCGGGCGGCCCAGGCACGTTTGGCGGAAGCCGGCATCTCCGCACTCTGA
- a CDS encoding helix-turn-helix transcriptional regulator — protein sequence MKNRLRILRAERGMSQGVLAQRLGVSRQTINAVETDKYDPSLPLALRMAKLFGVPVDAIFLDDWEPPHDA from the coding sequence GTGAAGAACCGTTTGCGGATCCTGCGTGCCGAACGCGGGATGAGCCAGGGCGTCCTGGCGCAGCGGCTTGGCGTGTCCCGCCAGACGATCAACGCGGTCGAGACCGACAAATATGACCCCAGCCTGCCGCTCGCTCTGCGGATGGCGAAACTGTTCGGAGTGCCTGTCGATGCGATCTTCCTTGATGACTGGGAGCCACCCCATGACGCCTGA